The Benincasa hispida cultivar B227 chromosome 9, ASM972705v1, whole genome shotgun sequence genome has a segment encoding these proteins:
- the LOC120087278 gene encoding RNA-binding protein BRN1, protein MAEGSRGERKESNQEEEDSVKLFVGQVPKLMTEAQLLAMFQEFALVDEVNIIRDKTTRASRGCCFVICPSRQEADKAVNACHNKKTLPGASSPLQVKYADGELERLEHKLFIGMLPKNVSEDEVSSLFSQYGTIKDLQILRGSQQTSKGCAFLKYETKDQAVAALEAINGKCKMEGSSVPLVVKWADTEKERQARKAQKAQSQASNVLNADSQHPSLFGAMPLGYVPPYNGYGYQAPGSYGLMQYHLPPMQNQSGYPNMIPQLNQGNAMRGIPPDLGPGMATRNYGMPPANYVSSAYPGVPGLQHPMAYAGGMMSPGVVSSSPGPGPFTGGKNNSPTSSLGKGSGGQIEGPPGANLFIYHIPQEFGDPELANSFRAFGRVLSAKVFVDKTSGVSKCFGFVSYDSAEAAQSAISMMNGCQLGGKKLKVQLKRDNKQSKPY, encoded by the exons ATGGCGGAGGGGAGTAGAGGAGAGAGAAAGGAGAGTAATCAGGAGGAAGAAGACAGCGTCAAACTCTTTGTTGGTCAAGTGCCAAAGCTTATGACCGAAGCTCAACTTCTCGCAATGTTCCAAGAGTTTGCACTTGTGGACGAAGTCAACATCATCAGAGACAAGACCACTCGTGCCTCTAGag GTTGCTGTTTTGTGATTTGTCCTTCGAGGCAAGAGGCAGATAAGGCGGTCAATGCTTGCCATAACAAGAAAACTTTGCCTGGG GCTTCTAGTCCGTTGCAAGTAAAATATGCAGATGGCGAGCTGGAAAGACTAG AACACAAACTCTTTATTGGAATGCTTCCGAAAAATGTGTCCGAAGATGAAGTTTCCAGTCTTTTCTCTCAATACGGAACTATAAAAGACTTGCAAATATTAAGAGGTTCACAGCAGACAAGTAAAG GTTGTGCATTCTTGAAGTATGAGACGAAGGATCAAGCTGTTGCAGCACTTGAGGCAATTAATGGAAAGTGTAAAATGGAG GGATCCAGTGTCCCTTTGGTTGTTAAATGGGCCGACACAGAGAAGGAAAGACAAGCTCGGAAAGCTCAGAAAGCTCAGTCACAGGCCTCTAATGTGCTTAATGCAGACTCCCAACATCCTTCACTGTTTGGGGCCATGCCGCTGGGTTATGTTCCACCATATAATGGCTATGGTTATCAG GCTCCTGGAAGTTATGGGCTTATGCAATATCACCTGCCTCCAATGCAGAATCAATCTGGTTACCCCAATATGATACCGCAATTAAACCAAGGAAATGCAATGCGTGGGATCCCACCTGATCTTGGCCCGGGTATGGCCACTAGAAATTATGGCATGCCTCCTGCAAATTACGTCAGCTCTGCCTATCCTGGAGTTCCAGGTCTTCAGCATCCCATGGCGTACGCTGGTGGAATGATGAGTCCTGGGGTTGTGAGCAGTTCACCTGGTCCAGGGCCATTTACTGGTGGGAAGAATAACTCTCCAACCTCTAGTTTGGGTAAAGGCTCTGGAGGTCAGATTGAAG GTCCACCTGGTGCTAATCTTTTTATTTATCACATACCCCAAGAATTTGGTGATCCGGAGCTTGCTAATTCTTTTCGAGCATTTGGCCGAGTTTTGAGCGCTAAAGTATTTGTTGACAAAACATCTGGAGTTAGCAAATGTTTTG GGTTTGTTAGTTATGATTCTGCCGAGGCTGCTCAATCTGCTATTAGTATGATGAATGGATGCCAATTAGGtggaaagaaattaaaagtCCAGCTGAAGAGAGACAACAAACAGAGTAAACCATATTGA